Below is a genomic region from Mycolicibacter hiberniae.
ACTCTGGTCGACGCCATGCTCCGCCAGTCCGGTGCACTCGCCGCCGAGCGCGGTGAGGCCCAAGAGCGGGTGATGGACTCCGGTGACCTGGAGCGGGAAAAGGGCATCACGATCCTGGCCAAGAACACGGCCGTGCATCGTCACCATGCCGACGGGTCGGTCACCGTCATCAACGTGATCGACACCCCCGGCCACGCCGACTTCGGCGGCGAGGTGGAGCGCGGGCTGTCGATGGTCGACGGTGTGGTTCTGCTGGTCGACGCATCCGAGGGGCCGCTCCCGCAGACCCGGTTCGTGCTGCGCAAGGCCTTGGCCGCGCACCTGCCGGTCATCCTGGTGGTCAACAAGACCGACCGGCCCGACGCCCGCATCGCCGAGGTGGTCGAGGCCAGCCACGACCTGCTGCTGGATGTGGCCAGCGACCTCGACGACGAGGCGCAGGCCGCTGCCGAGCACGCCCTGGGGTTGCCGACGCTGTACGCATCCGGTCGTGCCGGGGTGGCCAGTACCACCGCGCCCGCCGACGGCTCGATCCCCGACGGCGAGAACCTCGACCCCCTGTTCGACGTGCTGCTCGAGCACGTGCCGCCACCGTCGGGCGACCCGGAGGCGCCGCTGCAGGCGCTGGTCACCAACCTCGACGCCTCGGCCTTCCTGGGCCGGCTGGCCCTGATCCGGGTGTACAACGGCCGCATCCGCAAGGGCCAGCAGGTCGCCTGGATGCGCGAAGTCGACGGCGAAGAGGTGACCACCACGGCCAAGATCACCGAGCTGCTGGTCACCGTGGGCGTCGAGCGGACCCCCACCGACGAGGCGTCCGCCGGCGACATCGTCGCCATCGCCGGGATCGGCGACATCATGATCGGCGACACCCTCGCCGACCTCGCCGCGCCCCGCGCCCTGCCGCGTATCACCGTCGACGAGCCGGCGATCTCGGTGACCATCGGCACCAACACCTCGCCGCTGGCGGGCAAGGTCTCCGGCCACAAGCTGACCGCGCGCATGGTGAAGTCCCGGCTGGACACCGAACTGATCGGCAACGTCTCGATCCGGGTCGTCGACGTGGGCCGCCCGGACGCCTGGGAGGTGCAGGGCCGTGGCGAACTGGCGCTGGCCATCCTCGTCGAGCAGATGCGCCGGGAGGGCTTCGAGCTGACCGTCGGCAAGCCGCAGGTGGTGACCCGCAAGATCGACGGCAAAGTGCACGAACCCTTCGAGCACCTGACCGTCGACTGCCCGGAGGAATACGTGGGCGCCATCACCCAGCTGGCGGCTGCCCGCAAGGGGCGGATGACCGAGATGGCCAACCACACCACCGGGTGGGTGCGGATGGAGTTCATCATCCCCAGCCGTGGCCTGATCGGCTGGCGCACCGACTTCCTCACCGAGACCCGCGGCACCGGCATCGCCAACGCGGTGTTCGAGGGCTACCAGCCGTGGGCCGGCGAAATCCGCGCCCGCCACACCGGATCCCTGGTCTCCGACCGGGCCGGGGCCATCACACCGTTCGCGCTGATCCAACTGGCCGACCGCGGGCAGTTCTTCGTCGAGCCGGGCCAGGCCACCTACCAGGGCATGGTGGTGGGCATCAACCCGCGGGCCGAAGACCTCGACATCAACGTCACCAAAGAGAAGAAGCTGACCAACATGCGCTCCTCGACGGCCGACGTGATGGAGACGCTGGCCCGGCCGATCGAACTCGACCTGGAGCAGGCGATGGAGTTCTGCGCCGCCGACGAGTGCGTGGAGGTCACCCCGGAGGTCATCCGCGTCCGCAAGGTCGAACTGGACTCGACGCTGCGGGCTCGCAGTCGCGCCCGGGCCAAGAATCTCTAGGGCCGCCGCGCCGGGCGGGCGCGCTGCCCGACGGTCTTCGCGCCGTCATCGCCGCCCGGATACCCTGATGTCCGTGCCGAGACCAGCCCGCCGCAGCCGTGTCACGGCGGGCGCCCTGGCTCTGGCGACGACGCTGGTGCTCACCCAGGCCACCTCGGCGTGCACGGTCAATCCGCCGCCCGCACCGCAGAGCACGGAGACGACGAAGAGCACGGCGCCCCCACCGCCGCGGATCAGCCAGATCATCATGGGCATCGACTCCATCGGTGCCGGCTTCAACCCCCACCTGCGTTCGGACCTGTCGGCGGTCACCGCCGCGGTCAGCGCCCTGGTGTTGCCCAGTACGTTCCGGCCGGTCCCGGACCCCGCCACGCCCACCGGGTCGCGCTGGGAGATGGACCAGAACCTGTTGGTGTCGGCCCAGGTGACCGCCGAAGCGCCGTTCACGGTGACCTACCGGATCCGCCCGGAGGCCTCCTGGACCGACAACGCGCCGATCGCCGCCGACGACTTCTGGTACCTGTGGCAGCAGATGGTCAGCCAGCCCGGCGTCGTCGACCCGGCGGGCTATGACCTGATCACCGGGGTGCACTCCGTCGAGGGCGGCAAGCAGGTGGTGGTCACCTTCTCCAAGCCCTATCCCGCCTGGCGGGAGCTGTTCAACAACATCCTGCCGGCCCACATCGTCAAAGACGTGCCCGGCGGCTTCCCGGCGGGCCTGGCCCGGGCACTGCCGGTCACCGGCGGACAGTTCCGGGTGGAGAACATCGACCCGCAGCGCGACGCGATACTGCTGGCCCGCAATGACCGCTACTGGGGCCCGCCGGCCAAGCCGGACCTGGTCCTGTTCCGCCGCGCCGGGTCGGCCGCGGCGCTGGCCGACTCCATCCGCAACGGCGACACCCAGGTCGCGCAGGTGCACGGCGGCGCGGCGGTGTTCGCGCAGCTGTCGGTGATTCCCGGCGTACAGACCACCCGACTGGTCGCCCCCCGGGTGATGCAGCTGGCGCTGCGGGCGGGGGAACCCAAGCTGGCCGACGTCCGGGTTCGCCGGGCCATTCTGGGGCTGCTCGATGTCGGCCTGCTGGCCACGGTGGGGGCCGGCAGCGACAACACCGTGACGTTGGACCAGGCCCAGATCCGGACGCCCAGCGATCCCGGCTACGTGCCCACCGCGCCACCGGCCATGTCGGAGTCGGCGGCGCTGGCGCTGCTGCAGGCCGCCGGCTACCGGGTCGAGAAGGACGCGCCGCCGTCGGCGCTGGTTCCCCCCGCCGGGGCGGCCAGCACCCTGCCGCAGGCGCCGGAGATCACCCGGGGACGCATCAGCAGGGGCGGCGAACAGCTGTCGCTGGTCATCGGGGTGGCGGCCAACGACCCGACCTCACTGGCGGTGGCGAACACCGCCGCCGACCAGTTGCGCAATGTCGGCATCGCCGCCACCGTGCTGGCGCTGGACCCGGTGAAGCTCTATCGCGAGGCGCTGGTCACCCACCAGGTGGACGCGATCGTGGGCTGGCAGCAGGCCGGTGGCGATCTGGCGACGCTGCTGGCGTCGCGTTACGGCTGCGGCGCGCTGGCCCCCACCGCGGTGCCCACCTCGGGCAGCCCGGTGCCGGCTCCGTCGGGGACGGCGGCACCGCGTTCCCCGGCGCCGGCCGCCGGACCGGCCGCGCCCAGCTCAACAACCCCGCCGCCGCGCACGCCGGCGCCGGGCGCGCTGGTGCAGGCTCCGTCCAACATCACCGGGGTGTGCGATCACGCCATCCAGGATGAGATCGACGCGGCCCTCGACGGAGGCAAACCCATCGGCGAGGTGATCGCCTCGGTCGAACCACGGCTGTGGAACATGGCGACGGTGTTGCCGATCCTGCAGGACACCACGATCGTCGCCGTCGGTCCCAGCGTGACCAACGTCAGCCTGACCGGCGCCGTACCCGTGGGAATCGTCGGCGAAGCCGGCAACTGGGTAAAACTGCCCTGAATTCCCCCGGCAGGTCCGGCGTGAGCCGTCATGCCTGCTCAGACCGGTCGTCGCCGCGCCAGCGGCATGTTTCGGCCCCGGAGAACAGGTTTTTCCAATGACTTGTGCACAGCCAATTCTTGGGTAAGATTAAGCAACCTGCGCGGGAAACGTCGGAGGGGTTTGGGTATGGAACAACTCGCTCACCGCTGCCTCTCAGTGGCGGCTGCGGCTCTGTGTGTCGGCGGCCTGGTGGGGGTGCTCACCTCCATAGCGCCGGCCCTGCCCGATCAGCAGATCCGCGACATCGACCTGGCGGCAGCGAATGTCGACGTCGGCCCGGGACTCGAGATCATCGACAACCACGTCCGCCCCGACATCGTCGGCAGCGGCGGTGGCGACGACGGCCAGTTCGTCGACCTCGGCTCGATGCTCTACGGAAGCGGCGACGACGCGTGGGGTGTCGGCACGGCGATGAGCACCGCCGACCTGGACGAAACGCTGCTGACCGAGCTGGCCGGCGGTAACTTCGACCCGCAGACTCTGCTGCTCGGGTCGCCGTTCGCCGCATACATCGGGGGTGTCGAAGTCCCGGGTACCGGAACGTTCAACGGTGTGGCCGAGCAGGACGCCACCAGCGTCGCCGCCAACATGATGGCCGGGTTCAGCATGTTCCTCAACGTCGTCCCGGAGACGCAGCAGGCGCTGAACAACCTCATCACCACGACGCAGCTGGAATTCAACCTCGCCCTTGTCGCCGCGCAGCAGGCCGCCGCCGACCGGCTGTTCGGCGACAGCCCCGAGCTCTACGAAGCCGTCAACTGGATTTTCAGCATCAACAACTCGGTGCTGGCGCAGAACCAGGAGACGTTCAACTCCATGATGGGCATCAGCTACGACACCCGCCCGATCCTGCTGGGCAACTTCGACCTGACCGAGCCGGACTGGGACGCGCTGTTTGCGATGGGTTCGGCGGAGTTCAACGAGATCATCGAGGCCCTGCAGGCCGACAACCTGGCGCTGCTGCTGGGCAGCATCGACTGGGAGGGCCTGTTCGCCGGCATGTTCTGAGCGGCCACCGGGGCCGGCGGTTCATTCGCTCGTGCGGCGGTAGGGTTTCGGCGTGTCCGATCGGATTCCCCGGCTTGTGTTCGTGCATGCCCACCCCGATGACGAAACGCTGACGACCGGCGCCACCATCGCCCACTACGCCGCCCGCGGCGCCCAGGTTCATGTGGTGACCTGCACGCTCGGGGAGGAAGGGGAGGTCATCGGGGACCGTTGGGCGCACCTGACGGTGGACCGGGCCGACCAGTTGGGCGGCTACCGCATCGGTGAGCTGACCGCGGCGCTGCGGGCGCTGGGAGTCGGTCCGCCGCAATTTCTCGGCGGCGCCGGGCGCTGGCGCGACTCGGGGATGACGGGCACCCCCGCCCGGCGTCACCAGCGGTTCATCGACGCCGACGACACCGAGACCGTCGGGGCGCTGGCGGCCCTGATCCGGAAGGTCCGCCCGCACGTGGTGGTCGGCTACGACCCGCACGGCGGCTACGGCCACCCCGACCACATCCAGGCCCATCGCGTCACCACCGCGGCGCTGAACGCAGCGCAGGCCGACGCCGGCGATCCGGGCTGGGCCACGCCGAAGTTCTATTGGACGGTGACGGCCGGCAGCGCCAGAAGGGCCGCGTTGCGCCGGCTGCAGGACGACGACCGCCTGCCGCACTGGACGCTGGGGGCCGACGATTTCTCCGACGCCGTCGGGGACTACGCCGACGACCGGATCGACGCGGTGATCGAGGCTCCCGAGTCGCGCGCCGCCAAAGTGGCGGCCATGGCCGCCCACGCCACCCAGATCACCGTCGGTCCGACTGGTCGCGCGTTCGCCCTGTCGAACAACGTGATCCAGCCGGTCCTGGACAGCGAACACTACGTGCTGGCCGCCGGCGCGGCCGGTCCGCGCGACGCCAGGGGATGGGAGACCGATCTGCTGGCGGGACTTGGGTTCGGCGGCCATCCGCACCGGGTAAGCTCCTGCTGAGCAAGTCACCCGACGCAGAGGCAGGCGTAGGCATGGATCCCGATCTGGACCCCAACTTGGAGCACTGGCAGTGGTGGCTGGACAGCTTCCAGTGGATGGTCGGTTCAATGGTCAGCCAGCTGGACAGCATCCCGACTTGAGCCGAGGCGCGTCGCTCACCGAGCCCGCGACGCCTACCGACAGCCCGGCGTTCACCTTCGTCGTGCTGGCCCTGCTGGCCCTTGACGGAGCGCTCTGCGCCGTGGCCACCGCACTGCTGCTGCCCGCCCACATCGGTTCCGTTCCCTTTCCGCTCAGCGCCGTGATCGGGGGACTGGTCAACGCCGGTCTGGTGTGGGTGGCGCTGCGGCGCACGCCCTCGCTGCGCCTGGCCGTGCTGCCGCTGTGGGCATGGTTGCTCACGATCGCGCTGATGACCCTGGGCGGACCCGGGGGTGACCTGATCTTCGCCGACCGGGGTGTGATGGCCTACGGCGTGCTGTTGATGATCGTGCTGGGCAGCGCACCGGCGGGATGGCTGCTGTGGCGTCGCCGCCAGCCCGCACCGTCGACGGCCAGGTGATCCCGGCGGACCGTCGGGCCCGGTGTGCGCTCGCCGGGACGCCGATGGCGGCGGCTACTGTGGCGGTTATGGCATGCGCGAGATTCCGGATGCGGGTGACGCGCGGATGACGAGCCCGTCGGCACTGCGCCGCGTCCTGCGACGAGCCCGCGACGGCGTGCTGCTCAACGTCGAGGAAACCGCGATAGCCCTGACCGCTCGCGGCAGCGATCTGGCGGACCTGTGCGCCAGTGCAGCCCGGGTCCGCGACGCCGGCCTGGTGTCGGGAGGCCGGCGCGGGCCGGGTGGACGGCTTCCGGTCAGCTACTCGCGCAAGGTTTTCATCCCGGTCACCCACCTGTGCCGCGACACCTGCCACTACTGCACCTTCGTCACGGTTCCCGGCGTGCTGCGGGCCCAGGGCAAGCAGATGTACCTGGGACCCGACGAGATTCTCGACATCGCCCGCCGCGGTGCCGAGTTGGGCTGCAAGGAGGCGCTGTTCACCCTGGGAGACCGGCCCGAGGACCGCTGGCCCGAAGCGCGACAGTGGCTCGACGAGCGCGGCTATGACAGCACGCTGGCCTATCTGCGGGCGATGGCCATCCTGGTGCTGGAGGAGACCGGACTGCTGCCGCACCTCAACCCCGGCGTGATGAGCTGGTCGGAGATGTCGCGGCTCAAGCCGGTGGCTCCGTCGATGGGCATGATGCTCGAGACCACCTCCCAGCGGCTGTTCGAGACCAAAGGCCTGGCGCACTACGGCAGTCCGGACAAGGATCCGGTGGTGCGCCTGCGCGCGCTGGCCGACGCGGGACGGCTCTCCATCCCGTTCACCACCGGCCTGTTGGTCGGCATCGGCGAGACGCTCGCCGAGCGGGCCGACACCCTGCACGCGATCCGCAAGGTGCACAAGGAATTCGGGCACATTCAAGAAGTCATCGTGCAGAACTTCCGGGCCAAGGAGCACACCGCGATGGCGGCGACGCCCGACGCGGGTTTCGAAGACTTCCTGGCCACCGTGGCGGCGACCCGACTGGTGCTGGGCCCCAAGATGCGGGTGCAGGCGCCACCGAACCTGGTGTCGGCCGACGAATGCCTGGCGCTGATCGGCGCCGGTGTCGACGACTGGGGCGGGGTGTCGCCCCTGACCCCCGACCACGTCAATCCGGAGCGGCCCTGGCCGGCCCTGGACGACCTGGCGCAGATCACGCAGCAGGCCGGCTATGACCTGGTGCAGCGGCTCACCGCCCAGCCCGACTACGTCCTGGCCGGTGCGGCGTGGATCGACCCGCGGGTGCGCCCGCACGTCGCTGCGCTGGCCGACCCGGACACCGGCTGGGCACGCGACGTCAACCCGGTGGGACTGGCCTGGCAGGAACCCGACGACGTGCAGTCCGCCGGCCGGGTGGATCTGCACACCGCGATCGACATCGACGGCCGGGCCACCGAGACGCGCAGTGATCTGGGCAGCGCGTTCGGGGACTGGGAGTCGATCCGCGAGCAGATCCACCAGCTGGCGGCCCGGGCGCCCGAGCGCGTCGACACCGATGTGCTGGCGGCGCTGCGGTCAGCCGAACGCGACCCCGCCGGCTGCACCGACGCCGAGTATCTGGCGCTGGCCACCGCCGACGGTCCCGCCCTGGATGCGGTTGCCGCCTTGGCCGACGCCCTGCGGCGCGACACCGTCGGCGATGACGTGACCTACGTGGTCAACCGCAACATCAACTTCACCAACATCTGCTACGTCGGCTGCCGATTCTGCGCATTCGCCCAGCGCAAAGGGGACGCCGACGCCTTTTCGCTGTCCAATGCCGAGGTCGGCGAACGCGCCTACGAGGCCTACCTGGCCGGCGCGACCGAGGTCTGTATGCAGGGCGGGATCGACCCGGAGCTGCCGGTCACCGGTTACGCCGACCTGGTCCGCGCGGTCAAAGCGCGGGTGCCGTCGATGCACGTGCACGCGTTCTCGCCGATGGAGATCACCAACGGGGTCTCCAAGAGCGGCTTGAGCGTCCGGGAATGGTTGACCAGCCTGCGCGAGGCGGGGCTGGGCAGCATTCCGGGCACCGCCGCGGAGATCCTCGACGACGAGATCCGCTGGGTGCTGACCAAGGGCAAGCTGCCGACCTCGACGTGGGTCGAGGTGGTCAGCACCGCCCACGAAGTGGGACTGCGGTCCAGCTCGACCATGATGTACGGCCACATCGATTCCCCTCGGCACTGGATCGGGCACCTGCGGGTGCTGCGCGGCATCCAGGACCGCACCGGGGGTTTCACCGAGTTCGTGCCGCTGCCGTTCGTGCATCAGAGTTCGCCGCTGTATCTGGCGGGCGGGTCGCGGCCCGGTCCCAGTCACCGCGACAACCGCG
It encodes:
- the typA gene encoding translational GTPase TypA, which codes for MNFRNVAIVAHVDHGKTTLVDAMLRQSGALAAERGEAQERVMDSGDLEREKGITILAKNTAVHRHHADGSVTVINVIDTPGHADFGGEVERGLSMVDGVVLLVDASEGPLPQTRFVLRKALAAHLPVILVVNKTDRPDARIAEVVEASHDLLLDVASDLDDEAQAAAEHALGLPTLYASGRAGVASTTAPADGSIPDGENLDPLFDVLLEHVPPPSGDPEAPLQALVTNLDASAFLGRLALIRVYNGRIRKGQQVAWMREVDGEEVTTTAKITELLVTVGVERTPTDEASAGDIVAIAGIGDIMIGDTLADLAAPRALPRITVDEPAISVTIGTNTSPLAGKVSGHKLTARMVKSRLDTELIGNVSIRVVDVGRPDAWEVQGRGELALAILVEQMRREGFELTVGKPQVVTRKIDGKVHEPFEHLTVDCPEEYVGAITQLAAARKGRMTEMANHTTGWVRMEFIIPSRGLIGWRTDFLTETRGTGIANAVFEGYQPWAGEIRARHTGSLVSDRAGAITPFALIQLADRGQFFVEPGQATYQGMVVGINPRAEDLDINVTKEKKLTNMRSSTADVMETLARPIELDLEQAMEFCAADECVEVTPEVIRVRKVELDSTLRARSRARAKNL
- the mshB gene encoding N-acetyl-1-D-myo-inositol-2-amino-2-deoxy-alpha-D-glucopyranoside deacetylase, whose translation is MSDRIPRLVFVHAHPDDETLTTGATIAHYAARGAQVHVVTCTLGEEGEVIGDRWAHLTVDRADQLGGYRIGELTAALRALGVGPPQFLGGAGRWRDSGMTGTPARRHQRFIDADDTETVGALAALIRKVRPHVVVGYDPHGGYGHPDHIQAHRVTTAALNAAQADAGDPGWATPKFYWTVTAGSARRAALRRLQDDDRLPHWTLGADDFSDAVGDYADDRIDAVIEAPESRAAKVAAMAAHATQITVGPTGRAFALSNNVIQPVLDSEHYVLAAGAAGPRDARGWETDLLAGLGFGGHPHRVSSC
- a CDS encoding ABC transporter family substrate-binding protein, whose protein sequence is MSVPRPARRSRVTAGALALATTLVLTQATSACTVNPPPAPQSTETTKSTAPPPPRISQIIMGIDSIGAGFNPHLRSDLSAVTAAVSALVLPSTFRPVPDPATPTGSRWEMDQNLLVSAQVTAEAPFTVTYRIRPEASWTDNAPIAADDFWYLWQQMVSQPGVVDPAGYDLITGVHSVEGGKQVVVTFSKPYPAWRELFNNILPAHIVKDVPGGFPAGLARALPVTGGQFRVENIDPQRDAILLARNDRYWGPPAKPDLVLFRRAGSAAALADSIRNGDTQVAQVHGGAAVFAQLSVIPGVQTTRLVAPRVMQLALRAGEPKLADVRVRRAILGLLDVGLLATVGAGSDNTVTLDQAQIRTPSDPGYVPTAPPAMSESAALALLQAAGYRVEKDAPPSALVPPAGAASTLPQAPEITRGRISRGGEQLSLVIGVAANDPTSLAVANTAADQLRNVGIAATVLALDPVKLYREALVTHQVDAIVGWQQAGGDLATLLASRYGCGALAPTAVPTSGSPVPAPSGTAAPRSPAPAAGPAAPSSTTPPPRTPAPGALVQAPSNITGVCDHAIQDEIDAALDGGKPIGEVIASVEPRLWNMATVLPILQDTTIVAVGPSVTNVSLTGAVPVGIVGEAGNWVKLP
- a CDS encoding bifunctional FO biosynthesis protein CofGH, whose translation is MREIPDAGDARMTSPSALRRVLRRARDGVLLNVEETAIALTARGSDLADLCASAARVRDAGLVSGGRRGPGGRLPVSYSRKVFIPVTHLCRDTCHYCTFVTVPGVLRAQGKQMYLGPDEILDIARRGAELGCKEALFTLGDRPEDRWPEARQWLDERGYDSTLAYLRAMAILVLEETGLLPHLNPGVMSWSEMSRLKPVAPSMGMMLETTSQRLFETKGLAHYGSPDKDPVVRLRALADAGRLSIPFTTGLLVGIGETLAERADTLHAIRKVHKEFGHIQEVIVQNFRAKEHTAMAATPDAGFEDFLATVAATRLVLGPKMRVQAPPNLVSADECLALIGAGVDDWGGVSPLTPDHVNPERPWPALDDLAQITQQAGYDLVQRLTAQPDYVLAGAAWIDPRVRPHVAALADPDTGWARDVNPVGLAWQEPDDVQSAGRVDLHTAIDIDGRATETRSDLGSAFGDWESIREQIHQLAARAPERVDTDVLAALRSAERDPAGCTDAEYLALATADGPALDAVAALADALRRDTVGDDVTYVVNRNINFTNICYVGCRFCAFAQRKGDADAFSLSNAEVGERAYEAYLAGATEVCMQGGIDPELPVTGYADLVRAVKARVPSMHVHAFSPMEITNGVSKSGLSVREWLTSLREAGLGSIPGTAAEILDDEIRWVLTKGKLPTSTWVEVVSTAHEVGLRSSSTMMYGHIDSPRHWIGHLRVLRGIQDRTGGFTEFVPLPFVHQSSPLYLAGGSRPGPSHRDNRAVHALARIMLHGRIANIQTSWVKLGVERTQVMLNGGANDLGGTLMEETISRMAGSEHGSAKTIAELTTIAEGIGRPARQRTTDYAPVPSRAETA